The Miscanthus floridulus cultivar M001 chromosome 7, ASM1932011v1, whole genome shotgun sequence genome includes a region encoding these proteins:
- the LOC136462236 gene encoding uncharacterized protein, with translation MAGDIVVIEADPWDPSDVTVETLESLVDGGLLRPVTDPNRPEWIASRKRPAEVPTLAPLKVLKVNPGSTAHWVAEAQAALHRGAALARADPKEPATPGGAAEAASTQEGEVAPPPRNGEARGSDAAEVPLVAETTGTEVPGVSQVGVTETAAPGTIEAAAAGTGALATAEAAMAEAGAPETTEATMAEAGAPGTTEATMAEAGAPGTTEATMAVAGAPGTADADAIVAGLPAQEVEMKAAEALAAPLVEGPPPLRESAREVEVLPISFDDTSRAQEMAGAEVAGVVDQPAPTPGEGSSAFARVRPEPRGWNHPRVLWQSRDDPESIFLRRERDVWDQLQQQKGLLAGANELLSARSAEVEDLHLRCADAKVEAATAQEQLAPLAARVKELEEELTRAASDRDAFRARAVEATASATALARQLGAEQNAHQLTKGALDEALAAAEASRTEAVVWRGTAEELGSEASRAAEASRVEAQRLKEKAEASRAEALRWQEKAEACQVETRRWEQKAKESEAEVTRAAEASSAVQTVLETEIGEHEALKSAACAACDALAVEGVQSGSSLGSCLTALSGQVRERLRGALHTGVKRALAVIASHYVGVDLQAISDGYVLPDDDDEADEVVTKLLEAAEGPGTALATLFEEEVVPPSPSADAGGAVP, from the exons atggccggcgacatcgttgtcatcgaggcggacccttgggatccttcCGACGTTACCGTGGAGACGCTCgagtcgctcgtcgacggcggactccttcgtccggtgacggaccccaacaggccggagtggatcgcttc ccggaagcggcctgcggaggtgcctaccttggcgccccttaaagtgctcaaggttaaccccggctccaccgcccactgggtggcggaggcgcaagccgccctgCATCGTGGCGCGGCgttggcgagggccgacccgaaggagccggccactccaggaggggctgccgaggcggcctCGACACAGGAAGGGGAGGTAGCGCCTCCGCCCCGCAATGGCGAGGCTCGTGGGTCGGATGCGGCCGAGGTTCCCTTGGTCGCCGAGACCACCGGGACCGAGGTCCCCGGGGTTTCACAGGTTGGGGTGACGGAGACTGCGGCGCCCGGGACCATCGAGGCCGCTGCGGCGGGCACCGGGGCCCTCGCAACCGCCGAGGCcgcgatggcggaggccggagcccccgagaccaccgaggccacgatggcggaggccggagcccccgggaccaccgaggccacgatggcggaggccggagcccccgggaccactgaggccacgatggcagtggccggagcccccgggaccgcCGACGCTGACGCGATCGTGGCGGGGCTGccagcccaggaagtggagatgaaggcggcggaggccttggcggcacccttggttgaaggcccgccgccgttgcgggagagcgcccgggaggtggaagttcttccgatctccttcgacgatacttcccgggcgcaggAGATGGCCGGTGCCGAGGTGGCCGGTGTCGTGGACCAGCCGGCTCCAACCCCgggtgagggaagctcggcctTCGCGCGGGTGCggcccgagccccgcgggtggaaccacccacgtgtcctgtggcaaagccgggatgatcctgag TCGATCTTCCTCCgccgggagagggatgtctgggaccagcttcagcagcagaagggccttcttgccggcgccaacgagctcctgtcggcgcggagcgcagaggtggaggacctccaccttcgttgtgccgacgcgaaggtcgaggcggccacggcccaggagcagctcgcccctctggcggcgcgggtcaaggagttggaggaggagctcacccgtgcggccagtgatcgggatgccttcagggctcgagccgtagaagctacggcctcggccacggctcttgctaggcagctaggggcggaacagaatgcgcaccagctgacaaaaggtgctttggatgaggcccttgcagcagctgaggcctcgcgaaccgaggctgtggtttggagggggacggccGAGG agctggggagtgaagcttccagggcggccgaggcttctcgggtcgaggcccagcgcctgaaggagaaggccgaagCTTCCCGGGCCGAGGCCTTGCGCTGgcaggagaaagccgaggcctgtcaggtcgagacccgacgctgggagcagaaggccaagg agtcagaggcggaggttacccgggcagccgaggcttccagcgcggtgcagacggtgctcgagactgagatcggggagcacgaggcgttgAAGAGTGCCGCCTGTGCCGCCTGCGACGCCCTagcggtcgagggggttcagtcaggcagctcccttgggagctgtCTGACTGCACTGAGTGGTCAAGtgcgtgagcggctccgaggagcgctgcacacgggcgtcaagcgcgcactggccgtcatcgcctcgcactacgttggtgtcgaccttcaagccatcagcgatggctacgtcttgcccgatgatgacgacgaggccgacgaggtggtgacgaagctattggaggcggcggaaggccctggcaccgcgctggcaacgttgtttgaagaggaggtggtccctccctcgCCGTCTGCCGATGCCGGAGGTGCTGTGCCATGA